Below is a window of 'Nostoc azollae' 0708 DNA.
ATCACCATGCAAAATGGCCCCATCCTGAATGTTTGTGCATTCGCCAATATCAATGCGTACTACATCTCCTCTCAGTACTGCGCCATACCATATGCTTGCGCCTGCTGCTATGTTGATTGAACCAACAACAACGGCGTTGGGTGCGACAAAGGCGGCTTGAGAAAAATCAGGAGATGTCCAGTAGGAAACAGTAGACACGATAGAATATTGATATGGTACCCAGGAACACTGGAAAAACTCCAACCGTTGAGGCTGGTTGCACAACTAGGATATCACAGCCGTTTGCTCTGTATGCTAAGGAAGGCACTACTGAGAATTGGTGTTGCTGCAACTCATTATTTTGCGGTGCTGAGCTACTAACTCAAGGTGGTGGAGCCGAAGTGTTAAATCCAACCTATTGGTGCTGGTAAAGACAAAATTATGCTTGTACGCACTTCATGATGAATCCAGGCTTGCAGTACCCAATATTTGGCCCTGAAATACAGTGTCCTCACTGTCGCCAAACTATTCCCGCACTGACTCTGACTGATACCTATCTGTGTACCCGTCATGGCGCGTTTGAAGCGAATCCGAAAACTGGGGAGTTGGTACATCTCCAGTCGGGTCGTCATTGGCGCAGGTGGAATAATGAATGGTATCGACAACATACTCATCCTGATGGGATTCGCTTTGAAATTCACGAGGCGTTAGATAAGCTTTATACTCAAGGATATAGAGCTACAAGGGTGATTATTGCCCGACGCTATCAGGATTTGATGAGTGGCTATTTGGAACGCAGTAGTCCTTGGCGTTCTGGACAACCGGAAGCTACATCTGCTCGTTTGTATGGTTTACCAGTCGAGTTTAGTCCCAATCCTGCTGAAGATTCATGCTGGGATGTGATTAATTTCGATTTGGATAAGGAGCCTGGTGTACCGGTACGTTATCCTTATTTCCGCTTATTTGAATAGTGGACAGTAGTCAATGGTCAGTTGTCAGTGGTAATAAAGAACTAACAACTGACAACTGACCACTGACTACTGAGATTTGATAAATTTTATGCACCATGCTTCTATTCGGACTGCTAATATTCACCGTGCGATCGCTTTCTATGAACAGTTAGGATTTACTGTTGGCGATCGCTTCACTACAGGTTATACTCTAGCTTGCTGGATGGAAGGTTTGGATAGCCGCATTGAATTGATCCAAATTCCCCAGCCTAAACCAGCCCCTGATGCTTTTGCAGATGAGCATTATGTGGGCTATTATCATCTTTCCTTTGATTTAACTGAGATTACACCAGATTTACACAACTGGTTATCAGATTTAAAGGCGCAAATAGCTGCGATAACTGAGTTGCAACCCCTAACAGTCCTTTTACAACCAACTCAGCAGCAAATAGGCGATCACATCTTAGAAGTCGCTTTCATCGCCGACGCTGATGGCTTGGCTTTGGAGTTTATCCGGTTTTTAGGCAAGTTAGGTGACAGGTGACAGGTGACAGTAAGAAGGGAATAAGGAACAGTATCTTTCTTCTGCTTCCTGACTCCTGACTCCTTGATATCCTTCTTCTCAAAATTTTCCAGAAAATTTAAACTCCGACTGTCTAGATAAAAAGATGTAGTAATATTTACTTACATTCAAAAAATATATGTTTGTTATTTCTGTCTTCCATAGATATCGTATTCCTCTACTACTATTTATTTTTTCTCTAATTGCAGCGGTTTTATTGAAGCATCCTGTTTCCGAACGCCAAAATTTGGCGATCCCCCAATGGGAACATTCTCAGCAAATCTTCGTAAATAAAAAAACGAATATTCTTACATTGACGACAAGAAATGTCCAGAAGACCATGCTGGAAAATGGTTTAACAGTCTTGACAAAAGAGGTACATAATGCACCAGTTGTCACGGTGCAGGTATGGTACAAAGTTGGCTCAGGTAATGAACAACCTGGGATGAATGGTATTGCTCACCAGTTGGAGCATATTATGTTTAAAGGTACAAAAAACCGTCCTGTTCAATTTGGACAGTTATTTAGTGCTTTGGGTAGTGACTCCAATGCTTTTACTAGTTATGAGCAAACGGCATATTACAATACCGCTGAAAGTGATAAACTCAAAGCACTGCTGGAATTGGAAGCAGACAGGATGCAAAATTCGCTCATTGATCATCAGCAATTAGCGAGTGAGAAGCAGGTGGTTATTTCTGAGTTAGAGGGTTATGAAAATAGTCCCAAATACCGTCTCAAGCGTGCTGTATTGAAGTCTATATTTCCCGATCATGCTTATGGTTTACCTACAGGTGGAACTAAAGCGGATGTGGAACAATTGACTGTTGAGCAGGTGCGGGAGTATTATCAAAAATACTACACTCCTGACAATGCTGTATTGGTGATTGTTGGAGATTTCCAAACTCCACAAACTCTGGAAACAGTTGAAGAGATTTTTGGTAAAATTCCCCAAGGTCAAACACTTCTCCCAAAACCTACTCCCCCTATTCCTCAATTTCCTTCTTCTCCCATCGTTTTACGAGAACCAGGTGCGGGGAAACTGTTACAGGTGATTTATCCTCTTCCTGATGTCAATCACCCAGATGTACCAATCTTGGGAGTGATGGATTATATTTTGACGGGGGGGAAGAATTCTTATTTATATCAGGTTTTGGTGAAGTCGGGTTTGGCTAATGATGTTTCCGCTCATGTTGCCAGTTTGGGGGCAATCGGTTGGTATGATTTATATGTGAATACTTCACCAAATCAAGATTTACGGAAAGTTGAGGATTCTATTAAGACTGCAATTACGAAACTTCTTAAAAGAGGAGTGACATCGGAACAAGTTAAACGCGCTATAACTCAATTAACTGCATCCGTGATTTTAAATAGGCGTGATATCACTGGTCAAGGAATGCAATTTGCGAATGATCAGCTAATTGCTGGTGATGATCGCTATACAGAACGTTATTTAGAAAATGTTCGTCAGGTAAAATCTGAGGATGTGATAGCTGTAATTAAGAAGTATCTCAAACCAGAAGCGCAAGTAGTGGGGTTTTTTGAACCTCAAGACAATGCTAACTATGATCATCGTCCATCCACGTCTGTGGGGACTGAAGAAAATTTGACTTCTGGAGTTACAGCAACTCCATCTGACGTGATCAAGTATTTACCAAATTTGGATGATACTAACAATAAATTAAATCATCCAATACTACAGAAACTAACATTAGCTAATGGTTTGCGGGTGTTACTATTGCCAGGTAATAGTAGTCCAACTGTAACTTTAAGTGGCTATATCAAAGCGGGTAAAGAATTTGAGGAAAATGAACAAGCGGGTTTAGCGTCTTTGGTGGCAGATAATTTGATGAGTGGGACTAAAACTAAGGATGCATTGACTATTGCGAAAATTTTGGAAGATCGAGGAGCGAGTTTAAATTTTACTGCACAGCGGGAAGGTGTACGTATCCAGGGTAAGAGTTTAAGGGAAGATTTTTCTGTTTTGTTGGCAACGATGGTAGATGTTGTGAGAAATAGCACTTTTCCTGTGCAGGAATTAAAACTGACTCGTCAACAAGCTTTAAATGCGCTGAATGTTGAATTAGATGATCCTTACCAGGTAGCGAACCGACAATTTATCCAATCTTTGTATCCGCAAAATCACCCTTCTCATACCTTTGCGACGAAGGAGACTATACAGAGAATTACACAAAGGGATGCGATCGCTTTCAAACAAAAACATTATCGACCAGATAGTATGGTATTGGTATTGGTGGGTGATTTTGATGTGGAGAAAGTGCGATCACTCATCGAAAATCAATTTGGTGATTGGCGAGTCAGTGGTAAAGCACCGATGGTAGAATATCCCATTGTGGTGATGACAGATAAGGGGGTGCGTGTTAATTCTGTTCTCCCTGGTAAATCCCAGGCTGTCACCTATATGGGTTACACAGGTATTAAACGCCAAGATCCCAGATTTTATCAAGCTTTGGTGTTAAATCAAATTTTGGGAGGCGATAGTTTATCTAGTAGACTGGGGGCAGAAGTGCGCGATCGCTTGGGTTTAACCTACGAAATTTATAGCAACTTCCAAGGTGGAAAGAATATTGGGACATTTTTGATTGAAATGCAAACCAGTCCAGAAGATACTAATAAAGCGATCGCAACCACCCGCAAACTATTAAAACAACTGCATCAGCAAGGTGTGACAGAACTAGAAGTTGAAACCGCTAAACGGACTCTGATTAGTAACTATCATATTTCTCTGTCCAAACCTGAGCAATTAACAGCCAGAATTCTGATGAATGAGGTTTATGAATTAGACGAAATGGAATTACGCGGTTTTGTTGAAAAGATTCAGAAAGTTACCAAAAATGAAGTGAATCAAGTTGCGCGTCAGTTACTTTATCCTGATAAATTTGTAGTGGTGACGGCTGGGCCTGCAATCATGGCTGAGGTGATTGGTGATTGGTAATTGGTGATTGGTGACAAGAAAGAGGCTCAGATAATGGATAATTGTGATAGGTGTTACTGATAGACAAGGTGCGAAATGAGTAGTTTCCTGACAAGAATTTCTAAACATCTATAAATATAGCTATTTCTTTATTCACATCCCTTTGTCTGAGTTTAATGGATGCAACTCCAGCTATCGCAGTGAATTTATCTGGTGATCTACTCAAACAACCACCTACAGAAATTACAGTCGGTTTGGGTAATGCAACGAGTCAACTCAAATTTGAGCCGAATTACCTGGAATTTCAAGCTGGTCATATAATCTCCAGCTAACTAATCCTAGCCCAGTAAAGCATGATTTTAGGAGTAAAGATTTTGCTGATGGAATTTGGACACAAAAAGTCGAAGCCGGGAATTTAGAAATTAAAGGTGGTATTCGCGAATTGCAATTAAAACCCGGTGCAGAAGCAGAATGGGTGTTTATGCGACTGAAATCAGGTAAATATGGTTTACTTTGTACCATTGCTGGACATTCAGAAGCAGGAATGACAGGATAGATTGTGATTAAATCCTAATCTCAGAATCAGGATTTACAGGATTTTTAAAATTTACCATTGAGTTTGAGTTGTTTCTGGTGTTGTCATAAAATTATTCCTTTCAGTAGTCACCTGTGAAGAATTGGCGGTAAATTTTTTGTTAATGGCTGCCAAAATTATGAAGTGAGGGTGTTGACTTGAACCCCGAAATCTGATATTATTAGCCCTAATAAGGCAGAACTATGTTGCAGTAATTAAATACTGCCTAGAAATTATTGGGAGAAAAATGTAGTTTTTCAACAAAATAAATATTTTTATAAGTTTATATAAAAAAACCTTAGATTTTAGATAGAAAAAAGAAAAAAAACTCAATAGATCAATATAAAACGCTGAAAACACGGAAATTAATCAAATAATTGACCTATATTCTCAATAATATTGAGAATATAGGTCAATTATTGCTAAAGGTGGGAATTTGTACAACTTTCTCAAAATAGAGATTGAAAAAACTTATTTATAGAAACCTATCCCCAACTCTAGTTTGTTGGGTTTAGATTCTTTCTTGTGCTATTCCCTATTTTTCTCTAGCAGCGCAAAATAAGTTAACTTAAATGTAGATATTTTTCTCAATAAATCTCAACAACCTAACACCTAATCCGTAAAGCGCGGGTAATTACTAAATTTCATGATGAACATTTTCAGCAGCTTGCTTTCTCAACCAGTTCAGCCAAAACCAGCACCAAAACAACGCCGGGGCATTGAAATTAAATCTCCCCGCGAAATTGAGATTATGCGACAATCAGCAAAGATTGTGGCAACTGTTCTCAAAGAAATTTCTGAGCTAGTCAAGCCAGGAATGACTACCGCTGATTTGGATACTCATGCGGAAAAACGCATCCGGCAAATGGGTGCAACTCCTAGCTTTAAAGGATATCACGGTTTTCCGGCTTCGATTTGTTCTAGCATTAATAATGAAGTTGTACATGGTATTCCCAGCCCGAAAAAAGTGATTAGGGCAGGAGATGTATTAAAAGTTGATACAGGAGCTTATTATCAAGGATTTCACGGCGATTCTTGTATTACAATTGCCGTAGAAAACGTTACTCCAGAAGCTGCTAAATTGATTCGTGTGGCTGAAGAGGCTTTATTTAAAGGGATTGAACAGGTAAAAGCTGGTATTCATCTGGTGGAAATTGCTGCTGCAATTGAAGACCATATTAAAGCTAATGACTTTAATGTAGTTGAACAATTTACAGGTCATGGTGTGGGTAGAAATTTACATGAAGAACCAGCGGTTTTTAACTACCGGACTCGTGACATTCCCAATGTAAAATTGCGTGCTGGTATGACTTTGGCAATTGAACCAATTTTGAATGCTGGTTCTAAGAATACCAGGATTTTAGCTGATAGATGGACGGCTGTAACTGTTGATAATGCTTTGTCTGCTCAGTTTGAGCATACTGTATTAGTTACAGACAGTGGTTATGAGATTTTGACTGATAGATCCCTAGTTTAATGATCCAAATTTGAATTACTTGAGAATGCGATACCTACTGTGAGACTAGCGATCGCATTTTTTTGTGTCGTTAGACATAAGCATCCACAAATGATAACTTGCTAAAAAGTAGGAGCAAGATTAAGGCTCTAAATTCCCTGTTCCCTGTCCCCTGCTATAACAATGAATGAAATTGATTTAGCTTTTACCCCAGCTTTAAAATTAGCGCAACTAATCCGTCTTCGGGTAGTTTCACCCCTAGATGTGGTAGAAATATATTTAGAACGGATTTACCGCTTAAATCCCCAATTAGGAAGTTATTTTACAGTTACAGCAGATCTGGCTGTTGCTGATGCTAAAGCCAAGACAGAATTACTCACAACCACCTCAGAACTACCACCATTTTTTGGTGTCCCGATTTCTATTAAAGACCTAAATGCTGTTGCAGGTATTACTTGCACTTACGGAAATGCGGCATTGCTGAATCATATCCCTAACTATGATGATGGCGTAGTTATCAGGATTAAACAAGCCGGTTTTACGATTATTGGCAAAACTGCCACTTCTGAGTTAGGTTCTTATCCTTACAGCGAACCTGTGGGATTTCCTCCAGCGAGAAACCCGTGGAATTTAGAATATACTCCCGGTGGTTCTAGTGGTGGTGCAGCCGCATCAGTAGCTGCGGGATTAAGTGCGATCGCACAAGGTTCAGATGGTGGTGGTTCAATTCGTGGTCCTGCGGCTTGTTGTGGTGTGGTGGGAATCAAACCAGCGCGGGGAAGAGTCACAAAAGCACCGGTAGGTGATCGCTTGGGAGGAATAGCTGTCAATGGACCCATTGCTAGAACTGTAGCAGATGCAGCAGCGATGTTAGATGTCATATCTGGCTATTTCACTGGTGATCCTTATTGGTTAAGCGATCCACAACCTTCCTTTTTTGCAGCAACTCAAGTGAAAAACCTTAGGTTAAAAATAGCTTTTAGTACCAGTGTCCCTCCGTTGGGAGCAGCCGACAAGAATTGTCAACAAGGAGTTTTACAAACAGTTGAACTTCTAGAAGAATTTGGACACGAAGTAGAAGAAAGATGTCCTGATTTCAGCGGTTTAGTAGAACCATTTCAAATTGTCTGGCAATCTGGAGTAGCTGCGGCGGGAATTCCCCCAGAAGCATTGCAGCCATTGAATCGGTGGTTATTAGCTAGAACTGGTTCTCTAGCTGAGTACTTACAAGCATTGGCACAAATGCAAATCTTTTCTCGGTCAATTGTCGCCTTTTTTGATACTGTAGATGTGCTGGTTTTACCAGTTTATTTACATTCCCCAATTCGCGTGGGTGAATGGGAAAATTTGAGTCCAGAAGAGACATTCCAAAATATTATTAACTGGGTTGCCCCTTGTCCTGTAGCAAATGCTACAGGCTTACCTGCGATCGCTATTCCCGTTGGTTTTGATAGCAACGGGTTACCCATGAGTGTGCAGTTAGTAGGTAAACCTGCCGCTGAGTCCACTTTAATTAGTCTAGCAGCGCAATTAGAAACCGCTAACCCTTGGATTCAACATCGTCCCGTATTTGCCCTATAATGCAGGCTTCCTTAGCACAAATTACCCAAATTAAAGTGTTTGCAGATTTAGAAACCACAGATCAACTAAATCTGCAACCTTATACTGTAGTGAAACCTTATGGAAAAGGAGAGATAATTTTTCATGAAAGTGATTCCTTACCCGCTAAATTGTATGCTGTTGCTAGTGGAGTAATTAAAGTTAGTAAAACAGCAACCACAGGTAAAGAAACAATCCTTCGTAACTTAGGAACTCGGGAAATTTTCGCCGCACCTGCATTATTAGGTAATGGCATTTCTCCAGCTACTGTCACCGCTGAATCTGACTGTGAAATTCTAACTGTAGAACAAGATGCCTTATTAACAGCTATTCAACAAAAGCCTGATATTCCTTTGCGAATGTTAGTAGTTTTTAATAACCGCATACAGCAATTACATGAAACAGTTCACGGTTTAGTTTCAGAAAGGGCAATTATTCGATTTTCGACTAGCGAGATTAGTTCAATATTTCGCTACTACATCGGGAACAGAAACAATAGCAAAAGGTGAGCATTTAAAAGAAAGTTTATCATATTATTGCGCGGAGTATAGGTATTACCTATGAATAATGTGTCCGCTTACCTACAAGTATGAAACCATTAATTTCCTATCATCGAGGTGGGGAAATCACAATCATTGACATTGATAAATTAAACTATATTCCAGATGGAAAAATTGATTAATTATGGTGGTAAACACCTACCAAAATAATTAACCGAACTGTGGAAAGTTTTTCCTGCTTACAGGCAGCAACAACTAATCTTATTTTTGATATGCTCGTTCAAAAAATCAACTAATGTATAATTGATTTAGGATCAGAAACAACACATACACCCCCGAATTTTTTGAGAACAGGTCTAATCGCTTCAACTACTTGATATTCTCGTTCTTCACTACAAGTATTCATAATAGAACCATTAGTGAGTCCATGGCCTTCTAAATCATCAATAACTCTACCTCTGTTTCCTTTGCCTATAACATGCTGAATAATTTTATATCCAGAAACGCCTGCATTATCTAATTTTTTTAAAATATTTTGTAGTTCTAAAGAATTACTAAGTATTTCAATTCTCTTGACAATTTTCACCTTGTTATACTCCTATAATCTTGATATTGTTAAAATACAAAGGTATACCAAAAATCATATTAAACGGGAAAGTGATAGCTAAGGCCATAGACACATATAAACTGGGGTTAGCTTCAGGAATAGTCATTCTGATTGCTGCTGGTACAGCAATATAGGAACCACTAGCACAAAGTACGGAAAATAAGAGAGCATTACCTTCAGATATACTAATTAGTTTACTGATCATAATGCTAACAGTTCCATTAACTACAGGCATAAAAATGCCAAAACTAATTAGAAAATAACCTGTTTTACTTAACTTTTTAATTCCTCTAGCAGCCACCATACCCATATCTAGTAAAAAGTATGATAGCACACCATAGAATATATCTTGGGTGAATGGATGTAATTTTTCCCAGCCTTTTTCTTCTGTGAGAATTCGCACTATCAGACTACCAACTAACAGAACAACAGAACCGTTTAAGAAAGCTTCTCTGAAAACCTCACCCCAAGAGAATTTCTCTTCTTCCCCTGCTTCTTGACTTTTAACGGGACGTAAACAAAAATCAAGCCCAAATGTAGCCCAAACTGGCTTGATAAGAAGGAAATACGTCCGGATTCCAGTTGAACCAATCAATAAATAGAAAAGATATGGCTGTTCTCAACCCTTCTAAAGCTTCAGTAAAAGTATTCAAAGTTTTCTTAGCCCACCTTGGTCTTCATCCTCCAGTCCACTGATGGCAAAGAATAAAAGTGTAGGCACAGAAAACCAAAATAAAATGGCGCAGTAAACTGCTGTTATCTCCAACTTGATATTCTTTGAGTCCTAACCATTCCTTGGCTTCTCTGTAAACAACTTCTACCCAATTCCTTTGAGAATATGTATCAACTATCCATTGGGGTGTGACAATTGATGAAGAAACATTGGTAATAAAGTAGCCAATATCAGTGGCTTGAGAGAAAGTAGAACCGTTGATGACGATAGCAATATTGCCCCTTCCAGTTAAGGCTGATATTTCTACTTCTTTAGTTACTACCCATAATATTTTGGTTCTATCTAACTCCAGTTGAATGTCTGTAAAAGCCTCTTGGGGTAAACTTTGTGCTAATTCATCTAACCTAATTATTGTTGGACTATCCTTTTGGTCACTGGCAAGGATTTTGGGATTTTTAGCTAATCCTCCTCAATACTTTAAATTCCGATTTTCTATCTTTAATAAGAAAGATGTATTGTGGCCATATCCAGGATCTATAATTACTATTCCTGGTTGATAACCACGGCTTAAGGTCAGATCTATTAATTTAATTCCTAACTCAGGTTTATTCTCAAATAGAGGGTCTTGTTTCCCTTTGGGTAAGGAATCACCGTGGTGATATAACTCTATATGTAATGGTAAGCTTTTACTGCCATCATATAGATGTGTTGTTACTACTACTATTCCATTATCCGTGTTCCCAATTTCTCCAATATATTGTCTTCCTACTCCATCCCTAAAATTCCCGCTTTTTCTATGGACAGAATCATCAATTATTAAGCTAAATCCTCTGGTGACTCTCCTCTGACTACACTTGTTCATAATCTCTAACCGAAGGTCATTGACTTGGGAACTGGACCAAGGTACTGCAGTTAAAAAGTGGTGTAATCGCTAGTACGTCACCCCTAGGGCATTCTCTGCCATTTGAAATAGGTTTTTTCTCTGACTTTCACCCAATCATCCCCCTAAATAATGTCTAAACTCTCTTTTTTCTGCTTGATGAGTAAATACATCATCAAATGACACCATCTTTCAAACCATGGTCCCATTGCTGGGGCAGTGGTTTCTTTCATCAGCTTCTTTTAACGTGAAAGTTACACCGAAATTGCATTATACTCCTTTTTACTCTTAACTTTTGTTTAAGTCCCGTTAGCAAAGACTCTCACTAAAACAATAGCCACAACAATTGCTGGAGATTCCATCAGTGACAAAGCTGCTACCATGTCTCCACCACTAGAAATATTGAGAATTCTGAGAAATAATTAGGCAGTAATAAAAGTAACCGCACTGATGGAACCATAAGTTGCAGCAATAGCCGCTGCATTATAAGTATCCAATTTCCATTTCAGGATAAAAAATGAATAGGTACAATTGTCGCCATGAATATAGCGGCTAAAAGAGTAAGGGCTATTTCAGGATTAATTCCACTTTCTTCGATTTCATATCCACCCTTAAACCCAATTGCTAGTAATACGTAAAGAGAAAATAATTTAGGTAATGCTTCAGGAACTTCTAAATCAGATTGCAGGAAAATTGCCAGCATTCCTAAAAAAAAGAATAATACTGGCGGGTTTAAGATGTTGGACAATATAATGCTAGAATTCATTCTTTATTAATTTAATTGTTTATATGTCAGACATAATTGAACATAGTTGTTAATATAGAGGTTTGTGAATGAGTATCATAATTTTAGTCCTCAGTATAATTTTCTATAGCAAAGACGTTCAACTGACAGCCTTGTCATTGAGCATAAATTTTATAGCAGTTCCTAGGTAGCTTATACAAATTTAATGTCAGGTCGCATAAGTACCTAGATAGAATAAATTACATATATACTTCTTTAATTATTTGGGTGGGCAATGCCCACCCAAATAATTAACCTATCTTGGCAAGTTTTTCTTGTTCACGGGCATCAACAACTAACACTAAACAAAGTGCAGCAACGGCCTTTTTCCATTCCTGACAAACTTTAATATCTTCTACACCATCAAATAAACCTACCAAACGAGGAACAGCCATTTCTAAAGCTGCGTGTGGAACTGGACGATGTAACTCAACTAGATGATTTATACTTTCTTGATTATTGAGAAAACCAATTACCCATTTTGTTGTATGATCTGGACTGTCAGGAACACGCTTAACTCCTAATTCATTTTTTAGCCAATTATAGAAAGGTGGTAAATGTGTGGCTAAAACTGCACCTGCCGTTGGTAAAGTTTCTCGCAGTAAGTTAATGTCTAAACTGTCTAGTTCTTGTTTTAAGGCTGGTGAATTAAGCACCTCATTTAAAGGTGTGGAAAGTATTGCTTCTATTTCTGGTTGAGAGAAATCTAAATGGTGACTAAAGGTAGAAATTAGTGATGACATTTTGCCAATCTCCAAAAAATAATTAATTAACATCTGTGGATTTTTCAGAAAGTGTGATCAGGAATGATAGATTAGATTCAGCCTGTAAAGCATGAGGGGCATTAGGAAGCAAAAAATTAAAAACTCCAGGTTATAGTTCAATTTCTTCCCCTGATAAAGTTAGCAAACCTCTACCTTTTCAGACATTTACAGTAGTAGTAAGGGTAGAGGTATCCTCAGATATTTCTGTGTTTGCTGCTAAAGAAAAGAGGGTATATTGACAAGCTGTATCTTTTGCCAGCACTTGGCTTAAAACTCCCGACCGGAGATATTAAATTTGTTCTCGTAGTTTGGTAACAGTAGAATCAATAACAATGTAAGAGTGAAATTTCCAAAGTGTCAAGACATTATTCAATAACAGCAGAGAGAAGAATATAGCCTAGTTCTTGCTGATATTTTTGGAAAACTTGACGCATTTCTAAAACCCGTTGTCGCATAGGTGGTTTTGTCAAGATATTATACAAAATCTACATGGTGTTGATAATTCCTTCATCTTACAACATTCGCCAGCAATTCAGTAAACTCATAGCAGCAGTTTCATATTTCTGTACTTGTAATCCTGCTTGTGTAAAAGCCTGAATCCAATGAATTGCTGAAAGAGGCGTAGAATTCACTTTAATTACCTTAGCTAAATCTGCACTAATTTCTGTTTCTTTGTCATTAGCTAATAATTCATGGGAGAGAAATTTACCTCCCGGTTTCACTCGGTTGTGAATTTCTGTTAATACCTTGGCTTTCCCTTGTGGAGATTGCATTATCAGAATTGCTTCTGCTAAAAAGTAATCAAATATGCCTGGTATTTTATCCAGGTGTAAAATATCGCCTTCACTAATTTGAATTTCATTTTCTAAGCCATCAGCGCGGATATTAACATGCGCAATAGCTACACTTTCGGGATTTTTTTCTATTCCTACTACCTTTACATGGTAGTGTTGAACTAGAGAAATGGCACTATAACCAAAGCTAGAAGCTAATTCTAAAACTCTATCACTTGGTTGAAAATTCGCCCATTGGCATAATTTTTCCGTAGCTATGCCTCCATCGGGACGTAGATATTTTTTACCTGCTGCTGCTAACACTTGGTGTCCACAAGCAGTTGAGAATTTGAGGGTAGTGTTGGTCATTTGTCTGACCCTCTGTATCTCTTCTATCCTAAATCTGCCAGAATTTGATCATCTTGTCTTTGAGGTAGCTCAAGGAACAGAAATTCTGTAGATTGATAAGTTTTTGGTGAGTGTAGGACATTCTATTATGTCAAACATAATAATGGTATTGCTATTAGTGAACCACAAGTTCACCGCTTACGAGCATTATTATATAACCCAGAAGTTAAGAGTATTTTAGTTTTCCCTACGTCTGGAAAACCTGAACAAACGGCTTCTACTGTCAATACTTTGATTAAAAACAATAAATAAAATTTAGTTACATATAGCGATTACCATTCTAGTCAGGTACAGGAATAAAAATTAACCGCAGATAGAAGAGGATGAACACGGATAAAAGCAGATAAATCTGTAGCTTAGTAAACTAGAAAAAGCTATAGTTACCAATTTAGTGTAATTTGGTAACAGGTAATGCTT
It encodes the following:
- a CDS encoding M16 family metallopeptidase, which gives rise to MFVISVFHRYRIPLLLFIFSLIAAVLLKHPVSERQNLAIPQWEHSQQIFVNKKTNILTLTTRNVQKTMLENGLTVLTKEVHNAPVVTVQVWYKVGSGNEQPGMNGIAHQLEHIMFKGTKNRPVQFGQLFSALGSDSNAFTSYEQTAYYNTAESDKLKALLELEADRMQNSLIDHQQLASEKQVVISELEGYENSPKYRLKRAVLKSIFPDHAYGLPTGGTKADVEQLTVEQVREYYQKYYTPDNAVLVIVGDFQTPQTLETVEEIFGKIPQGQTLLPKPTPPIPQFPSSPIVLREPGAGKLLQVIYPLPDVNHPDVPILGVMDYILTGGKNSYLYQVLVKSGLANDVSAHVASLGAIGWYDLYVNTSPNQDLRKVEDSIKTAITKLLKRGVTSEQVKRAITQLTASVILNRRDITGQGMQFANDQLIAGDDRYTERYLENVRQVKSEDVIAVIKKYLKPEAQVVGFFEPQDNANYDHRPSTSVGTEENLTSGVTATPSDVIKYLPNLDDTNNKLNHPILQKLTLANGLRVLLLPGNSSPTVTLSGYIKAGKEFEENEQAGLASLVADNLMSGTKTKDALTIAKILEDRGASLNFTAQREGVRIQGKSLREDFSVLLATMVDVVRNSTFPVQELKLTRQQALNALNVELDDPYQVANRQFIQSLYPQNHPSHTFATKETIQRITQRDAIAFKQKHYRPDSMVLVLVGDFDVEKVRSLIENQFGDWRVSGKAPMVEYPIVVMTDKGVRVNSVLPGKSQAVTYMGYTGIKRQDPRFYQALVLNQILGGDSLSSRLGAEVRDRLGLTYEIYSNFQGGKNIGTFLIEMQTSPEDTNKAIATTRKLLKQLHQQGVTELEVETAKRTLISNYHISLSKPEQLTARILMNEVYELDEMELRGFVEKIQKVTKNEVNQVARQLLYPDKFVVVTAGPAIMAEVIGDW
- the map gene encoding type I methionyl aminopeptidase, whose translation is MNIFSSLLSQPVQPKPAPKQRRGIEIKSPREIEIMRQSAKIVATVLKEISELVKPGMTTADLDTHAEKRIRQMGATPSFKGYHGFPASICSSINNEVVHGIPSPKKVIRAGDVLKVDTGAYYQGFHGDSCITIAVENVTPEAAKLIRVAEEALFKGIEQVKAGIHLVEIAAAIEDHIKANDFNVVEQFTGHGVGRNLHEEPAVFNYRTRDIPNVKLRAGMTLAIEPILNAGSKNTRILADRWTAVTVDNALSAQFEHTVLVTDSGYEILTDRSLV
- a CDS encoding VOC family protein produces the protein MHHASIRTANIHRAIAFYEQLGFTVGDRFTTGYTLACWMEGLDSRIELIQIPQPKPAPDAFADEHYVGYYHLSFDLTEITPDLHNWLSDLKAQIAAITELQPLTVLLQPTQQQIGDHILEVAFIADADGLALEFIRFLGKLGDR
- a CDS encoding amidase, translated to MNEIDLAFTPALKLAQLIRLRVVSPLDVVEIYLERIYRLNPQLGSYFTVTADLAVADAKAKTELLTTTSELPPFFGVPISIKDLNAVAGITCTYGNAALLNHIPNYDDGVVIRIKQAGFTIIGKTATSELGSYPYSEPVGFPPARNPWNLEYTPGGSSGGAAASVAAGLSAIAQGSDGGGSIRGPAACCGVVGIKPARGRVTKAPVGDRLGGIAVNGPIARTVADAAAMLDVISGYFTGDPYWLSDPQPSFFAATQVKNLRLKIAFSTSVPPLGAADKNCQQGVLQTVELLEEFGHEVEERCPDFSGLVEPFQIVWQSGVAAAGIPPEALQPLNRWLLARTGSLAEYLQALAQMQIFSRSIVAFFDTVDVLVLPVYLHSPIRVGEWENLSPEETFQNIINWVAPCPVANATGLPAIAIPVGFDSNGLPMSVQLVGKPAAESTLISLAAQLETANPWIQHRPVFAL
- a CDS encoding TIGR02652 family protein; protein product: MMNPGLQYPIFGPEIQCPHCRQTIPALTLTDTYLCTRHGAFEANPKTGELVHLQSGRHWRRWNNEWYRQHTHPDGIRFEIHEALDKLYTQGYRATRVIIARRYQDLMSGYLERSSPWRSGQPEATSARLYGLPVEFSPNPAEDSCWDVINFDLDKEPGVPVRYPYFRLFE